The DNA segment ACTGCAGCTACGTAACATAGCCTTAACTAACATAACAATGTTAAGGCAATAACAGTTTGGCGTCTACTGCTAACATGAGCCAAGCAAACTGTTATACTGTTAACCGTTAGCACAGAGTCGCTGCTAACCGTTAACGGGGTAACTCGaaaatgttaacttaacagAGCGTtgtgaaattttcaaaaataaagtaaacttataaaagaaaacttgcaAAGATACATGGAAATTGATGTTCTTTGCTagatacaattaaaatttataactatacacatatatgtaataggtatataaattaaatatatagagTATTTAATCCCTAAGGAAGTATGCCGAAAATCTTAAGTTAACAGAGAGTTGTgaaaattttactttaaaaatatttaaaattcaatttgataagATTAATTGGGATTGAATATgtgtaatatataaaataatatatattttataatatattatatatattataattgtagtatacatttaaaattaataaagaaattaataacgtagtatataaaatataaagtgaCAGGTCAAATAATTGATATGCTGGGATTGATGAGTGGAAATCCCATAATTATGTACACAgtttgctaaaaaaaatatagaaatgtaATTTGCGTCGTCTATTAATTTGCGTGCAATGTTTTAATTAGAACTTTGTTTGAGCTTAAGCGCAGCGATTAAATTGAGAGTGACCTTTCAACTCGCTTggcaaatttgcaataaatacaattttcgcTCGACCTCGATACTCGAGCACTATAAACACATGCAATGCAATTcatcattcacacacacaaacacgcacataTGTGTGTAGAGGGAAAGGTGTGGAGGAGTGTGTGGAAAGGGAAAAGCGAGTTGTGGGTGCCATCGACAAACGCGTCCCATTAATAGAATTCAATGCACAAAaagtctgctgctgctgctgctgttgctgcttggcGTTTTGAAGCCAAAAAGCGAATGTCAACACTATCAATCATTGCTTTGACAGTTTGAGTGcttgttttagtatttgtgcTTTTGATTATGTGACgtactcgcacacacacacactcgcacactcgtACACACACATCCGCAGGCGAGGGCGCATCAATTGATACACttacaacaaattgtttgcgcTGAAACACGTGGGCGGCATTGCCAAAGGCGTCTGTTGTCtgaagagcgagagcgaaaaaagagagaaagggagatgGAAGGAAACATTTTGATTGATGGAACCTCGACCTGAGCtattttaaatgaacaaattgAATGTGCACACACATGAGGTGTGCGTATACTTGTCTGCTTGTGTGTGCATGGATGATGATGAGCATCGAAATTTAACATCATCTTCAACACATACATTGAAGGAAGCTCagattatgttttattttctttaaattgaccaacactatttaaatttaatgaccacttttttttaaaatatgtgtaatggaaaaatatagtataaaatatgtgGTTAGTGTCAGTATATTCtgtagtattaaaaaaaagaaagctaaGAAAGTTGAGATACCTGCTTcccatttgcaataaaaacgATGTACGAAATACCTTTGGATATATTGATACAAAAGTTGTGACTCCAGCTTcatgcaaaacttttttgaATTTGGCGAGCaaactttattataatatgtataatgtgtctatatagtataaaatatgtgtttaGTTATCAGTATTCATTAACTTCCGCATTTCAGAGAATTACTTTTTAGGCCTTAGAAGCTCagattatgtttttattttctttaaactgaatacattgaaaatatgcattatggatatatttagtataaaatatatatttagttgtcagtatattttgtagtactttaaacaaaatgtgtttaCCGAGTTACTCTTTGGGTCTTATCATCATCAGAGCACGCTTTAACGAATAGACATGACCACGGAAATGAATCCAATTCACGCCCATGCCGCCTCTcgtattattatatgtaccCGTCAATTGACTGCAAAAAATCGCATTATTTAGAGACCAAATTGCAAATAGAATTGAGCTTTAGATTACCTATGATGACATCCTACGTGCCACCAAGCTCCTGTAAATAATTGGGCACAATTCCTTGAGTCGTCATCATTATCCCGATCGAAAGTACTAAATTTATGATTGTGATGTTGTCTAAGAGAATCTCCAGCAGTTCCAGTTGCTTCTCCCAGGGTATGCAAGTTATATGCATCCAACTCGCTACCAATTGCAAACTCTGAATATAACTCATAGCGGACATCTCCCTTAAAGTCCTCGACGATTACCATTAGCTCCTGCCTCTGATCTGTAGTCATGGCATGGATATTATCTAGACCCAGAAAGAACTCTCCGCTCACATCTCCGAAACCCTTCTTGTATTCTATCCAATTGCGTGTGAAATTCACAGTTCCATCCATTCGCCGTAAAATGATCGTCCAATTCCCGCCTCTAGTCTCCACATCGCAGGCTACTTTAAAGGGAAGTTTGCCATAGGTTGGGATCTTTAACTCAAAGATTCCGCTGTGTTTAAAGGCAGCAGTTGCCTCAGCACAGTTGCGTGGATATAATCTTCCACCATCAAGCacctttctctctttttcgtGCTCATCTATCACTATTTTGTAATCTCCAATCTGAAAGAAGTTTCTTTTATCAAACAAAATAACTATTATCATTACTTCAATACCTTAAATTTTGCCTTTAGTTCAATAAAtccattaattttattgatcTCTGTTTTTTGATCAGTAGTTGCTTCAGCACAGCGTGCGTATAATGTTCCATCATCGGATTGATGAAGTTTTTTAGTGAGTTCATCAATCCTATTCCACAAACTTGCATTCTCCAATCTAAGACAAGATATTTTTATCATACAATTTTCATACATTGTAATACAGTACCTTAATATCTCAAACTTTTCGTTCAGTTCTATAATTTCCTTAGTCTCATTGAACTGCGTattttgaacactttttgCTATCGAActgaataaattcaaaacgaaaattatggtaattattttaagcaccattttttcaaatgcttcaACTCCGAGTGCAAAATTCGACTGAACTGTAACGCTGCGTTAGATAGGCAAAACTAATATAAAGTATGTTTTGCCTATctgtaatattaatattacacaagattttttttctttaaatttacttatCGCTCAAATTACTTTAACCGCAGAACTACATATCAACAAATAACTTTACTATCAGCATTATTTTGACTATATTATGCATAtagtatacatttttatacagattaaacataatttgaaCGGAAACAACCATTAAACGAATCAAGAAACAAAAGATCTAAAGTGAATTGTAGCTTGGTCGACcctagctttcttacttttttaaaCTGCAGAACTACATTTCAACAAATAACTTCACTATCAGCATTTTTTCGACTATATTATGCATAtagtatacatttttatacagattaaacataatttgaacggaaacaacaatttaaccaaacaagaaacaaaagatATAAAGTGAACTGTAGCTTGGTCCAAGCTTAGTGATTTCGAAATGGATTTGGACGAGCTCGAAACGTAGCCAATTGTCGCTGCTTGAGATATTCCTCGTGCTCAGCTCGCTTTCGCTGTGCCTCGAGTTCTCGACGACGATTCTCTTGAGCTAGCTGAGACTGAGCATTGAACTGTTTGCGCTGCTCAGCGCGCAGCTCTGTGGAGAGGCGAAAGGGTTTCATAAGCGACTGTGCGATAGTCGGACGATTGTGAGGCTTCAGTGGAGCTGGCCTTGACTTGGGCACGGGTTTGGTTCTGGGACGTAACTGTTGTTCTAGTCTTTGATCCAATTCGCGCTGCTGAATGAATTGCTCGACTTTTTGATCGCGCTTCAGCAGCATTTGCCTCGACTTTTTGAGCACATTTGGACTCACGGGATGAGTGATGCGATGCACGACGAGCTTGTTTGCATGCTGCTCGTGCACCTGCCGAAAATTGGGCATCGGACGACTGTGAAACTGACGTTGAGATCGCTCCTGTTCCAAACACTGATGCAGTAATTGCTGCTTCTTCCGTTCGTAAATCTCCTTGAAGCCATAGGCCTGAGGTGCTGGACGCTGCTGGACTGTGCTTGCCACTGGCTTCGGCTGCTGGTTGAGCCAACTGGAGTTAAAAGTCTTGAGCAGATTCTGTAAAGCTGCCGCCTTCAGTTGCGCACTCTCATAGACGATGCTTGAGCGACGCTGCACTTGCTCCAACCCCGATAATCTTTTTGAACTCTCGTCGTCTTCGTTGACGAATCTCTCGATGCCACTCAAAAAAGATTCTTCGTTgagttgctgccgctgtttgTTGGCTTTATCGCTGCAACTCAACTTGGAGAAGAGATTTTCGGTGGCTGCTAAATCGAACAAGTTGCAATTCTCTTCAAATTTCAGCTGCgacattttaaatgtgtattCACTCATTGCTCGACTAAAATCTTATAACGACTGCCAGACACAAATACCTGCTAATTAACAGCCTGCTTGATGCCTTGGAAATATCTCATTTGAATTATAGAGCTAAATCCAGACTCAGACTGAGTCGACAAACATATTATGTAAAATGTCAGTCAGAAACTGACAGCAGACAGACTTTTCCTCATGCCTTTTCCTGAGCTGAGTGTCCGGAACGTTACGTCTATGTGGTGtcaatttgattgcaaagGTAATTCAAATAATCTCATCATACACAAGccccctctcgctctctctgtcgttCTCTGTCGCACACCCATTTGATATACACACATCACATCCAAGGAGAATTCTTGTATTTCCGGCTCTTGACTGCCTCCGAGTGAGTGAAGTTGAAATGAAcggcaaaaataaatgaatattgcaGTTACTTTAATGTTCAGCTGCTGATTTAGTTGCTTTCGGTAcagcaaaatgtattttaagcTGTTGCAAATGCCGAATTATTACGGGTGAAAATCTATTTAATGTATTAATTCACATTCGAAAGAAATTTATTAggcacaaaaatgtatttttaggttttacaataattacttCCCAAGTTTTTATAGCAGCTACCCATAtgtactaatataccaaatatatcctttggtatatttttagtatttttgtggtatactaATTTGTTACACTTTTTATGGGCAAAATTGCCTACTTACTATGAAtgtactaatataccaaatatatcctatggtatatttttagtatatttgtggtatactaatttggtacACTTTTTATGGGCAACATCGCCTACTTACAATGAGtttaatttgctttggctgacaatctggtatatcttACACGTAAAATATACCCTTCTGCATGTTTTCAGTATTAATTCAATctgttttgaaattattgccgcattgcttttaatcaaaatagTTACCAGGAATTTTATAGTCGAGCACATGCCACTCTAGCttacttttttattctttttattcacttaaatttgaatacaactaaaataatgttcaataatattttcataaaaaaaattaaagttatttacttatattacctaaaattattttgaataattgagTTAAGGAATGGATTACGctaatgaattaataaaagaGCCAACAGCAGTTGCTAATTGAAAGCCTTCAGCTTCGCTTTAATCTCGACAGCATAATGTGAAAATTAGGTAATCTCAGAAATTTGGTGATTAATCAACAGCAAAAGGAGGCGTGGAAGGAAATGATGAAGAAAAGCAGAGAGCAGGTGACTTGGGCTTCAAATTCTCTGGGATAAtcaaggcacacacacacacacatgcaactCCACTTGATTAGCACcatgcaaatgtgtgtgagtgtgtgctttacatgtgtgtgtgtgtcttaaCTGAATACTTGAATCTCTGGCTGAGCGCTTGTTGATAACTTTTTAAAAGCACTCCCTCTGGGTATAGATACGTTACGTTTCTTTCCCCTCTCGACACACACTCGACAGATTAACAACATTgcttacaaaataaaactttggGTTGTAGTCG comes from the Drosophila sulfurigaster albostrigata strain 15112-1811.04 chromosome 2L, ASM2355843v2, whole genome shotgun sequence genome and includes:
- the LOC133848409 gene encoding microfibril-associated glycoprotein 4-like; translated protein: MVLKIITIIFVLNLFSSIAKSVQNTQFNETKEIIELNEKFEILRLENASLWNRIDELTKKLHQSDDGTLYARCAEATTDQKTEINKINGFIELKAKFKIGDYKIVIDEHEKERKVLDGGRLYPRNCAEATAAFKHSGIFELKIPTYGKLPFKVACDVETRGGNWTIILRRMDGTVNFTRNWIEYKKGFGDVSGEFFLGLDNIHAMTTDQRQELMVIVEDFKGDVRYELYSEFAIGSELDAYNLHTLGEATGTAGDSLRQHHNHKFSTFDRDNDDDSRNCAQLFTGAWWHVGCHHSQLTGTYNNTRGGMGVNWIHFRGHVYSLKRALMMIRPKE
- the LOC133848420 gene encoding trichohyalin produces the protein MSEYTFKMSQLKFEENCNLFDLAATENLFSKLSCSDKANKQRQQLNEESFLSGIERFVNEDDESSKRLSGLEQVQRRSSIVYESAQLKAAALQNLLKTFNSSWLNQQPKPVASTVQQRPAPQAYGFKEIYERKKQQLLHQCLEQERSQRQFHSRPMPNFRQVHEQHANKLVVHRITHPVSPNVLKKSRQMLLKRDQKVEQFIQQRELDQRLEQQLRPRTKPVPKSRPAPLKPHNRPTIAQSLMKPFRLSTELRAEQRKQFNAQSQLAQENRRRELEAQRKRAEHEEYLKQRQLATFRARPNPFRNH